A DNA window from Jaculus jaculus isolate mJacJac1 chromosome 1, mJacJac1.mat.Y.cur, whole genome shotgun sequence contains the following coding sequences:
- the LOC101599068 gene encoding LOW QUALITY PROTEIN: mitochondrial import receptor subunit TOM5 homolog (The sequence of the model RefSeq protein was modified relative to this genomic sequence to represent the inferred CDS: substituted 2 bases at 2 genomic stop codons) — MFQIEGLTLKLDLEEMKRKMREDVLSSTWNQLIYVTLLXVTPXILKKLDNI, encoded by the coding sequence ATGTTCCAGATCGAAGGCCTCACACTGAAGCTGGACCTGGAGGAGATGAAACGTAAGATGCGTGAGGATGTGCTCTCCTCCACTTGGAACCAACTCATCTATGTGACCCTACTGTGAGTCACTCCATAGATCTTGAAGAAATTGGACAACATATAA